AAGAGGAATTAAGACTCGTGCGAATTAAGTTTTTATCGGAATTGGCGAATTAAAATGCAATCCGGCAAGGATTTTGCCTGTATTGTTTTTGTTCGTTAAAATTATTATTATCAGGTTATGAATGTACTTATATTGGGATCAGGCGGACGTGAACACGCTTTTGCCTGGAAAATTGCCCAAAGCCCTCTTTGTGACAGTTTGTTTGTAGCGCCGGGAAACGCCGGCACCGCCAACGTGGCGACAAATATTCCAATTTCTTATAATGATTTTGATTCAGTTGCAAAAGCAGTTCTTGACAACAATATTGAATTAGTGATTGTCGGTCCGGAAGAACCGCTCGTAAATGGAATCGTAGATTATTTTGAAAACCGGGCTGATCTTGCAAAAATCAAGATTATCGGACCAAATGCAGCCGGTGCCCAGCTTGAAGGAAGCAAGGATTTCTCGAAGCTGTTTATGCAGAAATATAATATTCCAACAGCTTCTTCCCGCACATTTACGGCAGAAACATTGGAAAGCGGTCTTGAATATATTGAAAACCATGCCTTACCAATTGTTCTCAAAGCAGATGGACTTGCAGCAGGAAAAGGTGTTATTATTGCTGAAAAACACAAGGATGCACAAATTGCGTTTACAGAGATGCTTGTTGACGGCAAATTTGGATCAGCAGGAAATAAAGTCGTAATTGAACAGTTTTTAAAAGGAATTGAACTTTCCGTATTTGTACTTTGTGATGGCGATCATTACAAAATTTTGCCAGAAGCAAAAGATTACAAAAGAATCGGCGAAAACGATACCGGGCTGAATACCGGAGGAATGGGAGCCGTTTCGCCCGTAGCATTTGCTGATGCCAATTTCCTTAGAAAAGTTGAAGAGAAAGTTGTAAAACCTACGCTTCAAGGATTGAAAAGTGAAGGGATCAAATATGTAGGATTTATATTTATCGGTTTGATGAATATCAAAGGTGAGCCTTATGTCATTGAGTACAATGTGCGTATGGGTGATCCGGAAACAGAAGTGGTTTTACCTCGTATACAATCTGATTTCCTGATACTTTTGGCAGCGACTGCAAAAGGTACTTTACAGGATATTGAAATGACGATTTCTCCACAAGTGGCTGTTACAACGGTACTTGTATCGGGTGGATATCCAGGAGACTATGAAAAAGGGAAAGTAATTTCCGGCAATGATAAGCTTGAAGATGTGTTTCTGTTTCATGCAGGAACCACATTTAATGCAAATACCGAAGTCGTGACAAATGGAGGCCGCGTGATGGTTTTGACCGGCGTAGCAAATTCCCTGGAAAATGCAGTCCGTAAATCTCAGCGCGCCGCGCAAGCGATTCAGTTTGAGGGAAAATATTTCAGACACGACATCGGTATGGATTTAATTCGTTATAACTCTTGATGAAGACGATGAACTATGGGATGTGGATCATGTGCATCCGGCGGGTGCGGTACTAAAGAAGGATCGGCCGTCTCAGGATGTGGAAGCAATGGAACCTGTGGTACAGGTGGATGTAATAAAATGAACGTTTTCGACTGGCTCAGCCACATGGATGTGCCTGCAAGCCAGAAGTTTGACGTTGTTGAAGTTAAATTCAAAGGCGGAAGAAAAGAATATTTCCGTAATATAAATCAACTGGATTTTTTCACCGGCGACTATGTAGTTTGTGAAATGGCTTCTGGCCAGCATATAGGAACGATTTCCTTACAGGGCGAGCTTGTACGCCTTCAGATGAAGCGTAAAAACGTTGCGATCAGTGATGACATTCATGTTATTTACCGGATTGCGAACGAAAAAGATTTGGACAAACACACTCAGGCGATGGCACGTGAAATGCCTACGCTTTATCGTACACGGGAAATTATCCGTGAGATGAAACTGAATATGAAATTATCAGACGTTGAATTTCAGTCGGATAATACCAAAACTACTTTTTACTATTCTTCCGAAGAACGTGTTGATTTCCGGGAATTGATCAAATCTCTGGCTTCTGAATTTAAGGTTCGGATTGAGATGCGGCAGATCAGCCTTCGTCAGGAAGCAAGCCGTTTAGGCGGACTAGGTTCTTGCGGACGGGAACTGTGCTGTTCAACCTGGCTTACCGATTTTAAAAATATCTCAACTTCGGCTGCACGTTATCAGAATCTTTCGCTGAATCCTGCAAAACTTTCAGGACAATGCGGACGATTAAAATGCTGTCTGAACTACGAACTGGAAACTTATATCGACGCTCTGCGTGATATTCCAACGGTAGATGTTCCCTTGAAAACAAAAAAAGGAACTGCGACGCTTCAAAAAACCGACATTTTCAAAAAGATCATGTGGTTTGGTTTTGAAAAAGACACTAACTGGTATCCTGTTGCGATCGATAAGGTTCTTGAAATCATGGAACTGAATAAGAACAATGTGATTCCTGAATCACTTGAAATTCTGACTCCGGAACCTGAAAAGAAACTTGACAGAGGCGCTCAATCTTTGAATAGTGATCTTGCTAATCTGGATCGGAAATACAGCGAAGAACAGAAAAAGAAGAAAAAGAAGAAAAACAGGAACGGTAACAAAAACCGGGGAGCCAAGCCACCTCAGGCGGCAACACCTTCAAATCCTCAATAAAAATAAAGAAAATGAGCTGCAAAATCGATATTTTGCAGCTCATTTTCTTTTAAACCAAACCCAACACATTCTTGAAAAATCATGTCATTCGTCTGGCTGAGATTGCCAACCAGCCTTCGAGACGCATCATAGGACTAATGTCCGGCACATCACTGGACGGACTGGATGTTGCACTTTGTAAAATCCAGGGAAGCGGAACGGATACCATTTTGGAAGTTGAGAAATTTGCAACGGTTTCATTCACAGAAGATTTTCGTGATAACATTCGAGAGATTTTTGCGAAACGGGAAATAGACTTTCAGCATTTATGCGTCTTAAACCCGAAAATCGGACTGGAACATGGCCGAATGATTCTGGAATGTTTGAAAGAATGGAATATTAAACCAGAGGAAATCGATCTTATCGCAAGTCACGGACAAACGGTTTTTCATGCACCAAAAAAACAGCATAATCTTCCGGGTTTTCCAAATTCAACTTTACAAATAGGAGACGGAGATCATATTTCGGTTACAACCGGAATTATTACCCTTAGCGATTTCCGGCAAAAACATATAGCCGCAGGCGGAGAAGGCGCACCGCTTGCTGTTTACGGGGATTATTTTTTGTTTTCCCAAAAAGGAGAAAACCGGATTTTACTGAATATGGGTGGTATTGCCAATTTTACATTTTTGCCCGGCTCTCTGGATCCATCCGCTATTTTCACAACGGATACTGGTCCCGGAAATACTTTGATTGATGCTTTTGCCCGTCAGTTTTTCAATATTCCTTATGATGATAATGGCGCGATTGCAGCAAGTGGTTCAGTTGATGAAATATTATTGGACGCACTGAAATCTCTTCCATTTTTTGAAGCGCCGTTTCCAAAAACAACAGGACCGGAAGTTTTCAATAAGGATTTTGTGAATGACCTGATTCTTAAAAATCATTTGTCCGGAATATCTCACGAAGATATTCTTGCTACGTTGACAAGATTTAGTGCGGATACTATTTCAAGCGCCATTATTCGCATGATCAAACCGGATGAAACTTATAAAATTTATGCAAGCGGCGGCGGTGCTCATAATCCTGTGCTGATGGATGCCATTCATGAACAACTACCAAACTGCCATTTATCTCTTATCGATGATCTTGGCGTGTCAGGGGATGCCAAGGAGGCCGTGTTATTTGCCGTTTTAGCCAACGAAACAGTTGCTGGCGGAGAAGTTGCCTTTGGTGAGCGCGAAGGCGTGCCTAGTGTGACGATGGGGAAGATTTCATTTCCGGGGTAACTATAATAACTTGGGAAAGTGAGAGTTTTTTGATTTATAAGCAACAAGCTAACTTGCTGAAAAGGAAAGATTCAATATATATCTAAGATTTATAGTTTATGTTTTGGATAATTATTGATTACTTCACTTATATACCATTGGCTTATGTAGCTTTAAGAGGCCTTGCTTATATTTTAAGCAAGGCCGTAGGGCTAAAAATAAATAATTCACTCATTTTCAATTCAACAGTTTTTATACTGATCTTATTATCGGCTATATTTTCTTATTTCATAATTGTAAACAGCCGTTTTTTACCCTTATCGCTACCATTTAGTTTATATATCTCCATCATAGTGATACCTCTTCTGTATCTGGGGTGCTATCACTCTTTGTATAAAGCACTACACGACGAATATTTGGACCGGCCCAACAATTGGAAGTATATACTGCTTTGGATAGATCAAAATATGACCGTAATATCAATGTATTCTACTCTATTTTATATTGCGGTTAAAGGAATTTTTGGACAATAAATATTACGTTCATAAAATATTTTAAGAGAAGAGAGTAGTTTTACACAAGAAAAGGAAATCAAGTAAGTTTCAACATTTTCTTCTGTGCTTCCAAGTTTTTAAAATATGCATGACATCATCATTATCGGAGGCGGCATTGTTGGCCTGGCCACCGCGCTTCGTATAAAAGAACAAAAACCGGCTTTAAAGGTTTTGTTATTAGAAAAAGAAAACGGTGTCGCCAAACATCAAACCGGACATAACAGCGGTGTTATTCATTCAGGATTGTATTACAAACCGGGAAGTTTAAAAGCTACCAATTGTATTCGTGGTTATGATATGCTTCTGGATTTCTGTAATCGTGAAGGTGTGCCTTATGATCTTTGCGGAAAAATAGTGGTTGCAACAAAACCGGAGCAAATTCCGCTTTTAAAGAATCTTTATGATCGTGGTATGCAAAACGGTTTGACCAAAAACCGCATGATCAGCGTTGGTGAAATCCGTGAAATGGAGCCTCATGTGAATGGTTTGGAAGGAATTGCAGTGCCTTATACCGGCATTATTGATTACACTGCAGTCAGTGAAAAATACGCCGAAATATTTCAAAAACTGGGCGGAGAAATCCGTTTTGGCGAAAAAGTTGTCAATATAAAAAGCCTGACTTCAAATAGCGAAGTAATTACTGCTTCCGGAAATATTTATAGTACAAAACTGGTCGTTAATTGCGCCGGATTATATTCTGATAAAGTTGCTCAGTTGACGCAAGCCGAAGAAATCAAAGTTCAAATTATTCCTTTCCGCGGCGAGTATTATAAAATCAAACCGGAAAAGCATCATTTGGTTAAGAACCTCATTTATCCTGTTCCTGATCCTAATTTCCCTTTCCTGGGCGTTCACTTTACGCGTATGATAGAAGGAGGCGTAGAGGCTGGCCCTAATGCCGTTTTTGCTTTTAAGAGAGAAGGTTATAAAAAAACAGATATCAATTTCCCGGAATTATTTGAAGCACTTGCATGGCCAGGATTTAGAAAAGTGGCGATGAAATACTGGCAGACCGGTATGGGTGAATACTATCGTTCATTTTCAAAAGCAGCATTCACAAAAGCTTTACAGGAATTAATTCCGGAAATAGAAAGTGATGATCTGATTCCTGGTGGAGCAGGCGTTCGTGCGCAGGCTTGTGACCATGACGGCGGATTATTAGACGACTTCTCAATCATTGAAAATAAGGGTGCTATCAATATTTGTAACGCACCATCGCCGGCCGCAACTTCTTCGCTTTCTATTGGACAAACCGTTTCTGAAAGAGTTTTGGCAAGACTTTAAGCAATCTTCAATATCGTTAAACGAAAAAAAGCTTCCTGACGGGAAGCTTTTTTTCGTTTATATCCAATGTCTTTTTAAGCCTTCTTCATTTGCGATAATCCAAAAAGAATTACGTGAACGACTGCAAAAATCATTGAGAAGTAGAACAACCCTGCTTGTTCACCATTTGTCATCGCGTTATGTGCAATGGCGATACCTCCAAGAATTACAGCAAGGACAATTCCTGTCAATCCTGCAACCTTGCGGCCGTTCAGAACTGTCGAAGCTTGTCCGTCTGATAAGAAGCTGTTTTTGATACCATACCATAGATACACATCAAATCCGATGATCATCCACACGAACAAACGAATCCAGGTATCAAGCGGTAAAAATGCCATCATGAAAAAGCAGGTTCCAACACCCAGAATTGGGATCAAAGGAACAAGCGGCGTTTTAAATCCACGAGGAACATCGGGCATTTGTTTTCTCATCACAATAATACCGATACAAACCAGGATAAACGCGAAAAGTGTTCCAATACTCGTCATTTCACCAACAACACGTGCAGGCACAAACGCAGAGAACAAACTTACAAATAACATGAACATGAAATTGCTTCTGACCGGCGTCTGATATTTTGGATGTACACTTGAAAAAATACGTGGAAGCAAACCATCTTTACTCATACTGAAAAATACGCGGCTCTGGCCCAATAACATTACCAGGATTACCGAAGCATAACCACCTAAAATAGCAACAATGATCGCGCGGTTCAACCAGGGATAATCCGGGTGAATTACGCCTGACGCATCTGTACTTCCCATATGTTCAATAGCAACCGCCACTGGTGCGATACCATCCTGACCTTTGAATGAAGTATAATTGGTTACCCCGGTCATAACGTGTGCAAAAAGGATGTACAAAATTGTACAGATAATAAGTGATCCTAAAATTCCGATAGGCATATCCTTTTTAGGATTTTTTGCTTCCTGAGCAGCTGTACTAACGGCATCAAAACCAACATAGGCAAAAAACACAATGGCCGCCGCCCGGACAATGCCACTGAAACCGAATTCACCAAATGTACCTGTATTATCAGGGATGTAAGGAATGTAGTTAGAATTGTCGATATACTGCCATCCCAAGACGATGAAGATAACAACAACCGAAACTTTCAAGCCTACAATAATAGCATTCACTTTCGCACTTTCCTCTGTACCTTTCATGAGCAGCAAACTCACAAGAATTACAATAAATACAGCAGGAAGATTGACAATACCTCCGTCCCAGGGCCCAACTGTCAGCGCGGTGGGGAGATGTACGTCAAAGCCCTCCAAAAATTTAATTAAATAGCGCGACCAGCTTATACTTACCGTAGCAGCTCCAACTGCATACTCCAGCACAAGATCCCATCCGATGATCCAGGCGATGAACTCACCCATCGTTGCATAAGAGTACGTGTAAGCACTACCAGCAACTGGTATCATCGAAGCAAATTCTGCATAACACAGACCTGCAAAGGCGCAACCAAGCGCTGCAACCATAAATGAAATTGTGATAGCAGGACCAGCCTGATTGGCCGCCGCACCACCTGTAATAGAAAATAAACCTGCACCAATGATTGCTCCGACACCTAATGCCACAAGGCTGCCAGGTCCGAGTGTGCGTTTTAGCTGATTACCTTCCCCAGTTGATTCCTGTAATAATTTGTCAATAGGCTTTTTGACCCAGAGTTGATTTGCCATAAAAAGTTTTTGTAAATATTATGTCGTTATACCCTAAAACTAAAATAAAATTTGTTCATTATTGGCATATGCAGAATAAAAAAGGGGGAAAGTAAAAAACTTTCCCCCTTTTATTATCTAAACACTTACGCTTTTACAATTTTTCCTTTTGTTGAAGCAGCGTCTGAACCGCCTGTTACGGCCAGAGAAGCTTGCTTAATTTTTTCACGTTGTAAAATATCAACAACGATCGGTGCAGCAACAAATAGTGAAGAATATGTTCCTACAATTACACCCAGTAACATACAGAATGTAAATCCACGAATTACTTCACCACCAAATACCATAAGCACGATCAATACAAGCATTACTGAAATACCGGTTACAGCTGTGCGGCTAAGCGTACTGTTCAAGGCGTTGTTAATAATTGTTGGCAAAGATTCTGTTGTCGCTTTATCATCTTTCAAATATTCACGGATCCTGTCATAAATTACCACCGTATCATTCATTGAATAACCGATCATTGTAAGAATCGCTCCGATAAACGCCTGGTCGATATCAAGTGAGAATGGCAACCATCCGTTAAACAACGAATAAACAGCCAGCAAAATGATTACGTCATGCGCAAGAGACATTACCGCTCCATAACTAAATGCAAGTCGTTTGAAACGTAAGAAAATGTAAACAAAGTTGGCAGCCAGGGCAAGTAAAATCGCATACAAGGCATTGATCATCGTGTCATATGCAATGGTTGGACCTACTTTATTAGAACTTACAATTGTTCCTTTATTGTCTTTTACTTTTGAAACGCCTTCCATGATTTTCGTTTCTGCTTTCTGATCAGCATCAGGAGCAGTATCTTCAATCAGGTAGTCCGTTGTGATTTTAACCTGGTCAAATCCTCCAAAAGTTTTTACTTCCGGTGAGTTTCCAAGCGCTGCGCTCATTACTTCACGTACTTCATCCGTTTCAACATTTTTATCAAAACGAACTACATAAGAACGACCACCTTTAAAATCAATACCAAGTCCGAATCCTTTGAAGATGAATGACCCAACTCCAATGGCCATGATAATGGTAGAAATAATGTAGAAACGACGACGCTGCGATACAAAATCAAAGTCATTATCCTTAAACCAGTTTTTAGTCAAACCAGAATAGAATTTGTAAACTTTTCCGTGGCTGATCTGATATTCAAGAAATAATCTTGTAATGAATATCGCTGTGAACAAAGAAGTAAGCAAACCAATAACAAGCGTAGTAGCAAAACCTAAAACAAGACCTGAACCGAATGTGTAAAGGATGATACCTGTTAAAAGCGTTGTAACGTTGGAGTCAATAATCGCTGTCATTGAATGTTTAAAACCATCCTGAACAGCGAGCTTAAACGGCTTCCCTGCCTCAATTTCAATCTTAATCCCTTCGTAAATCAGTACGTTCGCATCGACGGCCATACCAATAGAAAGCACGATACCCGCGATACCTGAAAGCGTAAGCACAGCTCCAAGAGAAGCCATTACTCCCAAAAGAAGGAACAAGTTTAAAAGCAGTGTAATATCAGCAACAAAACCTGCGCCACTGTAATACGCTACCATGAACACAAGAATTACGATCAAACCGATCACAGATGATAACACACCGGCAGTAATTGCTTCTGATCCCAAAGTTGAACCAACAATCGCTTCTTCAACAATGTGCGTTGGAGCTGGTAATTTACCCGCTTTAAGCACGTTTGACATATCTTTTGTTTCTTCAACTGTGAAGTTACCTGTGATACTTGAATTACCATTTGGAATTTCACCCTGAACCGTAGGAGCTGTGTAAACAAGATTATCGATAATAATCGCAACCGGACGACCAATGCTGTTGGCTGTCAATGTACGCCATTTACGAGCACCTTCACCGTTCATACGCATCGTTACTTCCGGACGACCACGGTCATCATAGTCGTGTGTCGCGTCAGTAATCACATCACCTTCCATAGCCGCCTGGCCATTTTGTTTTTTGATAAAATACAAAGGAAGGATCAACTGGTTGTTTGTACCAGCAGTTCCTTTACGATCCCACATGAAAACAAGATCAGCAGGGAACATCGAACGAACTTCCGGACGAGCCAACATTTCATTAGCACGAGCAGTATCTTTCAAATAAACACCTAAACCTTGTGGCATAGGAACGAAAAGACTTGTCAATGCAGCACTTTGAGCAGCCAGAGCAGATGTATCAGTTTTAGCAGAATCACTTTTTTGTTCAAGCTGAGCAGCTAATCCTGTTGCGCCTGATTTTTTAGTAGTATCAGTTGATGAAGTTGCAGCAGCAGGTTTTCCGGCAGCTTTAATTCTTGCATCTTCTTTTGCCAGATAAGAACCCAACTGATCAATAGCAGGTGCCAATTCATTGGTAAGATATACTTGTGCAAATTCCAGTTTCGCAGCGCCTGATAACAAACGACGAACACGTTCCGGATTATCAACACCAGGAAGTTCTACCAAAACGCGGTTAGTACCTGGCAACCGCTGAATGTTCGGGTTTGTTACACCGAATTTATCAATACGAGCCTGCGTGATCTGAAATGCTCTGTCAATCGCACCGTCAATTTCTGTATTCAACATTTTAACAACGTCGCTGTCCGAAGAATTGCTGTTGATTTTAGTACGGTTAGCACTTGTAGCGAAAACGCTGGCAAGACTTGTATTTGGTGCAGCTTCTTTAAATGCTGAAACAAAGATTTTTACAAACGCTTTGTTATCCGCTTTTTTATCCGCCTGTGCAGCAGCTAATGCTTTCTGGAATGCAGCACTACGTGCATTTCCACCAGCCATTCCTTTAAGAATTTCCGCCGGAGCAACTTCCAAAACTACGTGCATACCACCCTGAAGGTCAAGACCAAGGCTAAGCTCGCGTTCCATTACTTCCTGCAAAGTTTGTCCCAAATAGACATCCTCACGCCAAAGTGAATCAATATAATGCTGTTTTTTCTTGTCGTCTATTTTGCCAGAAGCGTCCGTTGCGTAAGCTTCTGCCTTTCCTTTAA
The sequence above is drawn from the Dyadobacter subterraneus genome and encodes:
- the purD gene encoding phosphoribosylamine--glycine ligase; this translates as MNVLILGSGGREHAFAWKIAQSPLCDSLFVAPGNAGTANVATNIPISYNDFDSVAKAVLDNNIELVIVGPEEPLVNGIVDYFENRADLAKIKIIGPNAAGAQLEGSKDFSKLFMQKYNIPTASSRTFTAETLESGLEYIENHALPIVLKADGLAAGKGVIIAEKHKDAQIAFTEMLVDGKFGSAGNKVVIEQFLKGIELSVFVLCDGDHYKILPEAKDYKRIGENDTGLNTGGMGAVSPVAFADANFLRKVEEKVVKPTLQGLKSEGIKYVGFIFIGLMNIKGEPYVIEYNVRMGDPETEVVLPRIQSDFLILLAATAKGTLQDIEMTISPQVAVTTVLVSGGYPGDYEKGKVISGNDKLEDVFLFHAGTTFNANTEVVTNGGRVMVLTGVANSLENAVRKSQRAAQAIQFEGKYFRHDIGMDLIRYNS
- a CDS encoding PSP1 domain-containing protein, with the translated sequence MNVFDWLSHMDVPASQKFDVVEVKFKGGRKEYFRNINQLDFFTGDYVVCEMASGQHIGTISLQGELVRLQMKRKNVAISDDIHVIYRIANEKDLDKHTQAMAREMPTLYRTREIIREMKLNMKLSDVEFQSDNTKTTFYYSSEERVDFRELIKSLASEFKVRIEMRQISLRQEASRLGGLGSCGRELCCSTWLTDFKNISTSAARYQNLSLNPAKLSGQCGRLKCCLNYELETYIDALRDIPTVDVPLKTKKGTATLQKTDIFKKIMWFGFEKDTNWYPVAIDKVLEIMELNKNNVIPESLEILTPEPEKKLDRGAQSLNSDLANLDRKYSEEQKKKKKKKNRNGNKNRGAKPPQAATPSNPQ
- a CDS encoding anhydro-N-acetylmuramic acid kinase, translated to MKNHVIRLAEIANQPSRRIIGLMSGTSLDGLDVALCKIQGSGTDTILEVEKFATVSFTEDFRDNIREIFAKREIDFQHLCVLNPKIGLEHGRMILECLKEWNIKPEEIDLIASHGQTVFHAPKKQHNLPGFPNSTLQIGDGDHISVTTGIITLSDFRQKHIAAGGEGAPLAVYGDYFLFSQKGENRILLNMGGIANFTFLPGSLDPSAIFTTDTGPGNTLIDAFARQFFNIPYDDNGAIAASGSVDEILLDALKSLPFFEAPFPKTTGPEVFNKDFVNDLILKNHLSGISHEDILATLTRFSADTISSAIIRMIKPDETYKIYASGGGAHNPVLMDAIHEQLPNCHLSLIDDLGVSGDAKEAVLFAVLANETVAGGEVAFGEREGVPSVTMGKISFPG
- the lhgO gene encoding L-2-hydroxyglutarate oxidase, which encodes MHDIIIIGGGIVGLATALRIKEQKPALKVLLLEKENGVAKHQTGHNSGVIHSGLYYKPGSLKATNCIRGYDMLLDFCNREGVPYDLCGKIVVATKPEQIPLLKNLYDRGMQNGLTKNRMISVGEIREMEPHVNGLEGIAVPYTGIIDYTAVSEKYAEIFQKLGGEIRFGEKVVNIKSLTSNSEVITASGNIYSTKLVVNCAGLYSDKVAQLTQAEEIKVQIIPFRGEYYKIKPEKHHLVKNLIYPVPDPNFPFLGVHFTRMIEGGVEAGPNAVFAFKREGYKKTDINFPELFEALAWPGFRKVAMKYWQTGMGEYYRSFSKAAFTKALQELIPEIESDDLIPGGAGVRAQACDHDGGLLDDFSIIENKGAINICNAPSPAATSSLSIGQTVSERVLARL
- a CDS encoding amino acid permease; translated protein: MANQLWVKKPIDKLLQESTGEGNQLKRTLGPGSLVALGVGAIIGAGLFSITGGAAANQAGPAITISFMVAALGCAFAGLCYAEFASMIPVAGSAYTYSYATMGEFIAWIIGWDLVLEYAVGAATVSISWSRYLIKFLEGFDVHLPTALTVGPWDGGIVNLPAVFIVILVSLLLMKGTEESAKVNAIIVGLKVSVVVIFIVLGWQYIDNSNYIPYIPDNTGTFGEFGFSGIVRAAAIVFFAYVGFDAVSTAAQEAKNPKKDMPIGILGSLIICTILYILFAHVMTGVTNYTSFKGQDGIAPVAVAIEHMGSTDASGVIHPDYPWLNRAIIVAILGGYASVILVMLLGQSRVFFSMSKDGLLPRIFSSVHPKYQTPVRSNFMFMLFVSLFSAFVPARVVGEMTSIGTLFAFILVCIGIIVMRKQMPDVPRGFKTPLVPLIPILGVGTCFFMMAFLPLDTWIRLFVWMIIGFDVYLWYGIKNSFLSDGQASTVLNGRKVAGLTGIVLAVILGGIAIAHNAMTNGEQAGLFYFSMIFAVVHVILFGLSQMKKA
- the secDF gene encoding protein translocase subunit SecDF; the protein is MTNRNGIIGLTIVLALISAYYLSFTFVSRNIKGKAEAYATDASGKIDDKKKQHYIDSLWREDVYLGQTLQEVMERELSLGLDLQGGMHVVLEVAPAEILKGMAGGNARSAAFQKALAAAQADKKADNKAFVKIFVSAFKEAAPNTSLASVFATSANRTKINSNSSDSDVVKMLNTEIDGAIDRAFQITQARIDKFGVTNPNIQRLPGTNRVLVELPGVDNPERVRRLLSGAAKLEFAQVYLTNELAPAIDQLGSYLAKEDARIKAAGKPAAATSSTDTTKKSGATGLAAQLEQKSDSAKTDTSALAAQSAALTSLFVPMPQGLGVYLKDTARANEMLARPEVRSMFPADLVFMWDRKGTAGTNNQLILPLYFIKKQNGQAAMEGDVITDATHDYDDRGRPEVTMRMNGEGARKWRTLTANSIGRPVAIIIDNLVYTAPTVQGEIPNGNSSITGNFTVEETKDMSNVLKAGKLPAPTHIVEEAIVGSTLGSEAITAGVLSSVIGLIVILVFMVAYYSGAGFVADITLLLNLFLLLGVMASLGAVLTLSGIAGIVLSIGMAVDANVLIYEGIKIEIEAGKPFKLAVQDGFKHSMTAIIDSNVTTLLTGIILYTFGSGLVLGFATTLVIGLLTSLFTAIFITRLFLEYQISHGKVYKFYSGLTKNWFKDNDFDFVSQRRRFYIISTIIMAIGVGSFIFKGFGLGIDFKGGRSYVVRFDKNVETDEVREVMSAALGNSPEVKTFGGFDQVKITTDYLIEDTAPDADQKAETKIMEGVSKVKDNKGTIVSSNKVGPTIAYDTMINALYAILLALAANFVYIFLRFKRLAFSYGAVMSLAHDVIILLAVYSLFNGWLPFSLDIDQAFIGAILTMIGYSMNDTVVIYDRIREYLKDDKATTESLPTIINNALNSTLSRTAVTGISVMLVLIVLMVFGGEVIRGFTFCMLLGVIVGTYSSLFVAAPIVVDILQREKIKQASLAVTGGSDAASTKGKIVKA